One Mycolicibacterium parafortuitum DNA segment encodes these proteins:
- a CDS encoding cytochrome P450: MTDFDTIDYFTDPSLVPDPHPYFDHLRSKCPVTREPNYGVLAVTGYDEAAVVLKDSDTYSSCIAVAGPFPPLPFTPEGDDITDQITEHRSQMPMFEHMVTMDPPDHTYARSLLNRLLTPSRLKENEDFMWRLADEVLDDFIDAGRCEFLTAYAKPFSLLVIADMLGVPEEDHEEFRTVLGAPRPGANVGSLDHSDLVGANPLEWLDEKFIKYLEDRRKDPRDDVLTALATAKYPDGSTPPVIEVVRSATFLFAAGQETTTKLLSASMRVLGDHPEIQERLRRDRTRIPVFVEEALRMDAPVKSQFRLAKKNTKIGDIDVPAGTTLMICPGAVNRDPNRFDNPHEFDLDRKNVREHIAFGRGVHSCPGGPLARVEGRVSIERILDRMGDIAIDEELHGPPGNRTYNYEPTFILRGLTDVNITFTPIR; the protein is encoded by the coding sequence ATGACCGACTTCGACACGATCGATTACTTCACCGATCCGTCCCTGGTACCGGACCCGCACCCCTACTTCGACCACCTGCGCAGCAAGTGCCCGGTGACCCGGGAGCCGAACTATGGCGTGCTGGCCGTCACCGGCTACGACGAGGCGGCCGTCGTGCTGAAGGACTCGGATACGTACTCGTCGTGCATCGCGGTCGCCGGGCCGTTCCCGCCGCTGCCGTTCACCCCCGAAGGGGACGACATCACCGACCAGATCACCGAGCATCGGTCCCAGATGCCGATGTTCGAACACATGGTCACGATGGATCCGCCCGACCACACCTACGCCCGTTCGCTGCTCAACCGACTGCTGACGCCGAGTCGGCTCAAGGAGAACGAGGACTTCATGTGGCGCCTCGCCGACGAGGTGCTCGACGACTTCATCGACGCCGGCCGCTGCGAATTCCTCACCGCCTACGCAAAGCCGTTCTCGCTCTTGGTGATCGCCGACATGCTCGGAGTGCCCGAAGAGGATCACGAGGAGTTCCGCACCGTGCTGGGTGCGCCCCGCCCGGGCGCCAACGTCGGTTCGCTCGACCACAGCGACCTGGTCGGCGCCAACCCGCTGGAGTGGCTGGACGAGAAGTTCATCAAGTACCTGGAGGACCGGCGCAAGGACCCTCGCGACGACGTGCTCACCGCGCTGGCGACGGCGAAGTACCCGGACGGCTCCACCCCGCCGGTCATCGAGGTGGTGCGCTCGGCGACGTTCCTGTTCGCGGCGGGCCAGGAGACCACGACCAAGCTGCTGTCGGCGTCGATGCGGGTGCTCGGCGACCATCCGGAGATCCAGGAGCGGCTGCGTCGCGACCGCACCCGCATCCCGGTGTTCGTCGAGGAGGCGCTGCGGATGGACGCACCGGTCAAGAGCCAGTTCCGGCTGGCCAAGAAGAACACCAAGATCGGCGACATCGACGTCCCCGCCGGCACCACGCTGATGATCTGCCCCGGCGCGGTCAACCGCGATCCCAACCGCTTCGACAATCCGCACGAGTTCGACCTGGACCGCAAGAACGTCCGCGAGCACATCGCGTTCGGCCGCGGCGTGCACTCGTGCCCGGGTGGCCCGCTGGCCCGTGTGGAAGGCCGGGTGTCGATCGAACGCATCCTGGACCGCATGGGCGACATCGCCATCGACGAGGAGCTGCACGGCCCGCCCGGAAACCGGACGTACAACTACGAGCCGACCTTCATCCTGCGCGGCCTCACCGACGTCAACATCACCTTCACCCCGATTCGTTAG